A single genomic interval of Terriglobales bacterium harbors:
- the grpE gene encoding nucleotide exchange factor GrpE, with the protein MTMTDRNEESRLDLEHELPASEETEVAEAGAPENQAQGTVDTEYAKVKAERDTLFDRLARLQAEFDNARKRQQKEQQDFRDYALTNAIQTLLPILDSLDRALQTQQEGPEFRKGVELIDRQFHDALSKLGVEPIEAKGQPFDPTLHQAVQMVDGGTVPANHVVDELQRGYKIRERLLRPAMVTVSK; encoded by the coding sequence ATGACAATGACAGATAGGAACGAAGAATCCAGGCTGGACCTGGAACACGAACTGCCTGCGTCGGAGGAGACGGAGGTCGCCGAAGCCGGCGCGCCGGAGAACCAGGCGCAAGGGACCGTGGATACAGAGTACGCGAAGGTGAAAGCGGAACGGGACACGCTGTTCGACCGCCTGGCACGGTTGCAGGCGGAGTTTGATAACGCGCGGAAGCGCCAGCAGAAAGAGCAGCAAGATTTCCGCGACTACGCTTTGACCAACGCCATCCAAACATTGCTGCCGATCCTGGACAGCCTGGACCGCGCGCTGCAAACGCAGCAGGAAGGCCCGGAGTTTCGCAAGGGCGTGGAACTGATCGACCGGCAATTCCACGACGCGTTAAGCAAGCTTGGCGTGGAACCGATCGAGGCGAAGGGTCAACCGTTTGATCCGACGCTGCACCAGGCAGTACAGATGGTAGATGGCGGCACGGTGCCGGCAAATCACGTAGTGGATGAGTTGCAGCGCGGATACAAAATCCGAGAGCGCTTGCTGCGCCCGGCCATGGTTACAGTTTCGAAGTAA
- the dnaJ gene encoding molecular chaperone DnaJ — translation MATNTKRDYYEVLGVTRTATDQEIKSAYRKLAMRYHPDKNPDDPSAEEKFKECSEAYSVLADAQQRSRYDQFGHAAVGGGAGPGVDFNSAVFTDLSDLFGDMFGFGDLFGGGGRRRTRAQRGQDLREDITIEFEEAAFGVTTSIDVTKHESCDTCSGTGVAPGKSATTCKTCQGRGQVRYQQGFFSIARTCTSCGGVGQVISDPCSACRGEGRVLKKRELEVKVPAGVEDGMRMRYAGQGEPGYFGGPAGDLYIVLHVKEHDFFQRDGRDLHCSIPISFPQAALGAEIEIPTLDGMHKLKVPEGTQSGTVFRIKGKGVPVVNGHGKGDLMVEVRVQVPTKLNKRQKELLNELAGLTTVDNKPSKDPSIMSKVKEFFN, via the coding sequence TTGGCGACCAATACAAAACGCGATTATTACGAAGTACTGGGCGTAACCAGAACGGCGACCGACCAGGAGATCAAGAGCGCTTACCGGAAACTGGCGATGAGATATCACCCGGACAAGAACCCGGATGATCCATCGGCAGAAGAAAAGTTCAAGGAGTGCTCGGAGGCCTACAGCGTTCTGGCGGACGCACAGCAGCGTTCCCGGTACGACCAGTTCGGCCATGCAGCGGTTGGCGGCGGGGCGGGACCGGGAGTGGACTTCAACTCGGCGGTGTTTACGGACCTCTCCGACCTGTTCGGAGACATGTTCGGCTTCGGCGACCTATTCGGTGGTGGCGGGCGCCGGCGCACGCGTGCGCAGCGGGGGCAGGACCTGCGGGAAGACATCACGATCGAGTTCGAAGAAGCGGCATTTGGAGTCACCACGAGCATCGACGTGACGAAGCACGAGAGCTGTGACACGTGCTCAGGAACAGGCGTTGCGCCAGGGAAGTCGGCGACAACCTGCAAGACGTGCCAGGGACGCGGTCAGGTGCGATACCAGCAGGGCTTCTTCTCGATTGCGCGCACATGCACGAGTTGTGGTGGCGTGGGGCAGGTGATTTCGGATCCTTGCTCTGCGTGCCGCGGAGAAGGCCGCGTGCTGAAGAAGAGAGAGCTTGAGGTGAAGGTTCCGGCAGGCGTGGAAGATGGTATGAGGATGCGGTATGCCGGACAGGGCGAACCGGGATACTTCGGCGGCCCGGCGGGTGACTTGTACATCGTGTTGCACGTGAAGGAACATGATTTCTTCCAGCGCGACGGACGTGATCTGCACTGCTCAATTCCGATTTCATTTCCGCAGGCAGCACTTGGGGCGGAGATCGAAATCCCGACGCTGGACGGGATGCACAAGCTGAAGGTACCTGAGGGCACGCAGAGCGGAACGGTGTTTCGCATTAAGGGCAAGGGCGTGCCGGTTGTGAATGGTCATGGCAAGGGCGACCTGATGGTTGAAGTAAGGGTTCAAGTTCCGACGAAGCTGAATAAGCGGCAGAAGGAATTGTTGAACGAACTGGCGGGACTGACGACGGTGGACAACAAGCCATCGAAGGACCCAAGCATCATGAGCAAGGTGAAGGAATTCTTTAACTAG